CGACTCGGTGCCGGCGGGGGAGACCACCAGGACCGTCGGGACGGTCTGGTTCCCGCCGTTGGCCTGCTCCACGAAGGCGGCCGACGCGGGGTCCTGCTCGATGTTGATCTCGTCGTACGCGATGCCCTCGCGGTCCATCTGGCTCTTCAGCCGGCGGCAGTAGCCGCACCACTCGGTGCTGTACATCGTCACAGTGCCCTGCATGGCCTGGCGCTCCTCTTCGGGTCGGGGGTCGTGCCGAAGGGAGAACGTACGTCATCCGGCCACCCATTCCCGCACGCCGGGTGAGCTGCGCCGCTCTCCGCCCCCGCCCGGAACGATCATGCGACGGTACGACCGCGACCTCCGGCCTGTGGACGACGCGCCGCACCGACCCCGCCCGACCTGGCAGCATGGCGGAGTGACAGCAGCAACGCACTCCCCTCTCTTCCCGGCGGTCCCGGAGACCGCGGACGCGGTGCTCGACGGGCTCGACCCGGAGCAGCGCGAGGTCGCCCTGGCCCTGCGCGGCCCGGTCTGCGTCCTCGCGGGCGCCGGCACGGGCAAGACCCGGGCGATCACCCACCGGATCGCCTACGGGGTGCGGACCGGCGTGCTGCAGCCCGCGAGCGTGCTCGCCGTCACCTTCACCAACCGCGCCGCGGGCGAGATGCGCGGCCGGCTCCGCCAGCTCGGCGCGGGCGGCGTGCAGGCCCGCACCTTCCACTCGGCGGCCCTCCGACAGCTCCAGTTCTTCTGGCCGAAAGCGATCGGTGGACCCCTGCCCCGGCTCGTCGAGCGCAAGGTCCAACTGGTCGCCGAGGCCGCGGCCCGCTGCCGGATCCGGCTCGACCGGAACGAGCTGCGGGACGTCACCTCGGAGATCGAATGGGCCAAGGTCACCCAGACCGTGCCCGCCGACTACCCGGCGGCGGTCGCCCGCGCCCGCCGGGACTCCCCCCGCGACCCGGCCGAGATCGGCCAGCTCTACGCGATGTACGAGCAGCTCAAGGGCGAGCGCTCGGTGATCGACTTCGAGGACGTGCTGCTGCTCACCGTCGGCATCCTCCAGGACCGCCCCGACATCGCCGAGCAGATCCGCCGCCAGTACCAGCACTTCGTCGTCGACGAGTACCAGGACGTCTCCCCGCTCCAGCAGCGTCTCCTGGAGGAGTGGCTGGGGG
The Streptomyces roseofulvus genome window above contains:
- a CDS encoding mycoredoxin, which produces MQGTVTMYSTEWCGYCRRLKSQMDREGIAYDEINIEQDPASAAFVEQANGGNQTVPTVLVVSPAGTESVMTNPSLAQVKQALAV